The following are encoded together in the Ornithorhynchus anatinus isolate Pmale09 unplaced genomic scaffold, mOrnAna1.pri.v4 scaffold_264_arrow_ctg1, whole genome shotgun sequence genome:
- the CASKIN2 gene encoding caskin-2 isoform X3 produces the protein MGREQDLILAVKNGDVAGVQKLVAKIKASKSKLLGSTKRLNVNYQDADGFSALHHAALGGSLDLLALLLEAQATVDIKDSNGMRPLHYAAWQGRLEPVRLLLRAAAAVNAASLDGQIPLHLAAQYGHYEVSEMLLQHQSNPCLLNKAKKTPLDLACEFGRLQVAQLLLNSHLCVALLEGEAKDANDPSYTTPLHLAAKNGHKEVIRQLLRAGIEINRQSKTGTALHEAALYGKTEVVRLLLQSGVDVAIRNTYNQTALDIVNQFTTSQASREIKQMLREASGILQVRALKDFWNLHDPTALNVRAGAVITPLPPAGEDLPPSGLRSSPLPVISSPAPSAISRLGEPIFTRDVRPEQLLEGKDAQAIYNWLREFQLETYTAHFLQAGYDVPTISRMTPEDLTAIGVTKPGHRKKIAMEIAQLNIAEWLPGYIPADLLEWLGALGLPQYHKQLVNSGYDSMGLVANLTWEELQEIGVNKLGHQKKLMLGVRRLVELNRSPPQAEGPGGGGRRPAGRPELVAIEALENGEGPAGPRLVTFQASELSPELQAALVGGPAPLLLPPPPLTRSPSLESIGARSRGSGRSQEALPARPGGGTGRHPSPPRERNLPEGTERPPGSPPALSAAFSYRPGPTPTPPDPPRPKRRSHSLSRPGPTEGEPEGEVEAPVASALGSYATLTRRPGRSALPRPAPVRGTPRSQSFALRTRRKGPPPPPPKRLSSVPGPEGSLASPEPPPPGAGAGGPRRRTLSEPAGPSGPPSPPAPRGPSSDTEGEEEGGVPGRGVEGTPPSRGSSGEGLPFAEEGNLTIKQRPKPAAPPAPVLDFNLTESDTVKRRPRWREREPLQTALLAFGAANASPEPTGPPASPPKSPAHGPSGSEERGSGRWATETGSPGTTLKVPAAGAAPQSVSVACTQLVFSGPRPTPAPKPQGLSKPSHARAQPRPEAGPRPEQRPGSGPEQRPGPRPGPEPSLEQRLELTSSSLVATLKAAEQSVATAAQGDGSGPPAASATHILADISTMFDALADQLDAMLD, from the exons ATGGGGCGGGAGCAGGATCTGATCCTGGCCGTGAAGAACGGGGATGTAGCCGGCGTGCAGAAACTGGTGGCCAAGATCAAGGCGTCTAAAAGCA aacTGCTCGGCTCCACCAAGAGGCTCAACGTGAACTACCAGGATGCCGACGG GTTCTCTGCCCTGCACCACGCGGCCCTGGGGGGCAGCCTGGACCTGTTGGCGCTGCTGCTAGAAGCACAGGCCACTGTTGACATCAAGGACAGCAATG GGATGCGGCCCCTGCACTACGCGGCCTGGCAGGGCCGGCTGGAGCCGGTGCGGCTGCTGCTGCGGGCGGCCGCCGCCGTCAACGCCGCCTCGCTGGACGGGCAGATCCCCCTGCACCTGGCCGCCCAGTACGGGCACTACGAGGTG TCCGAGATGCTGCTGCAACACCAGTCTAATCCCTGCCTGCTGAACAAGGCCAAGAAGACCCCTCTGGACCTGGCCTGTGAGTTTGGGCGGCTCCAG GTGGCCCAACTGCTCCTGAACAGCCACCTGTGTGTGGCCCTGTTGGAGGGAGAGGCCAAGGACGCCAACGACCCCAGCTACACAACCCCCCTGCACCTGGCCGCCAAGAATGGCCACAAGGAGGTCATCAG gCAGCTGCTGAGAGCCGGGATCGAGATCAACCGCCAGTCCAAGACGGGCACGGCCCTGCACGAGGCGGCGCTGTACGGGAAGACCGAGGTGGTGCGACTGCTGCTGCAG AGCGGAGTGGACGTGGCCATCCGGAACACGTACAACCAGACGGCCCTGGACATCGTGAACCAGTTCACCACGTCTCAGGCCAGCCGGGAGATTAAACAGATGCTGCGGG aagcctctgggatCCTGCAGGTGCGAGCCCTGAAGGACTTCTGGAACCTCCACGACCCCACGGCCCTAAATGTCCGGGCCGGGGCCGTCATCACG CCGCTGCCCCCGGCCGGAGAGGACCTGCCGCCCTCCGGTCTGCGTTCCTCGCCCCTGCCAG TGATctcgagccccgccccctcggccatcAGCCGCCTCGGGGAGCCCATCTTCACCCGGGACGTGAGGCCCGAGCAGCtgctggaggggaag GACGCTCAGGCCATCTACAACTGGCTGAGGGAGTTCCAGCTGGAGACCTACACGGCCCACTTCCTGCAGGCCGGCTACGACGTGCCGACCATCAGCCGGATGACGCCCGAG GACCTGACCGCCATCGGGGTGACCAAGCCCGGGCACCGGAAGAAGATCGCCATGGAAATCGCCCAGCTCAACATCGCCGAGTGGCTCCCCGGCTATATTCCG GCTGACCTCCTGGAGTGGCTGGGCGCCCTGGGGCTGCCTCAGTACCACAAGCAGCTGGTCAACAGCGGCTATGACTCGATGGGGCTGGTGGCCAACCTCACCTGGGAGGAGCTGCAGGAGATCGGGGTCAACAAGCTCG GCCACCAGAAGAAGCTGATGCTGGGCGTCCGGCGGTTGGTGGAGCTGAACCGGAGCCCGCCGCAggccgaggggcccggggggggtggCCGGCGCCCGGCGGGGCGACCGGAGCTGGTGGCCATCGAGGCGCTGGAGAACGGAGAAGGCCCGGCCGGACCGCGGCTCGTCACCTTCCAGGCCAGCGAGCTGAGCCCCGAGCTGCAGGCGGCCTTGGTAGGGGGCCCGGCGCCCctcctgctgccgccgccgcctctaACCCGCTCACCCAGCCTCGAGAGCATCGGTGCCCGCTCCCGGGGCTCCGGACGCTCCCAGGAGGCgctgccggcccggcccgggggcgggacCGGGAGACACCCCAGCCCCCCGCGGGAGAGAAACCTGCCCGAGGGCACCGAGCGCCCCCCCGGCTCGCCCCCCGCTCTCTCCGCGGCCTTCTCCTaccggcccggccccacccccacgccccccgaccccccacgtCCCAAGCGACGCTCGCACAGCCTGAGCCGGCCGGGCCCCACCGAGGGGGAGcctgagggggaggtggaggcgcCGGTGGCCAGCGCCCTGGGCAGCTACGCCACCCTGACCCGGCGCCCGGGCCGCAGCGCCCTGCCTCGGCCCGCCCCCGTCCGGGGGACCCCCCGCAGCCAGTCCTTCGCCCTGCGGACCCGGCGCAAGggaccgcccccgccgccccccaagcGCCTCAGCTCGGTCCCCGGCCCCGAAGGGTCCCTGGCCTCCCctgagcccccgccccccggggcgggagccggggggcccCGGAGACGCACGCTGAGCGAGCCCGCTGGCCCGTCCGGGCCCCcgagcccgcccgccccccggggcccttCCTCCGAcacggagggtgaggaggaggggggcgtgCCGGGGCGAGGGGTCGAGGGCACGCCCCCCTCCAGGGGCAGCTCTGGCGAGGGCCTGCCCTTCGCCGAGGAGGGCAACCTGACCATCAAGCAGCGGCCCAAGCCggctgcccccccggcccccgttctCGACTTCAACCTGACCGAGTCGGACACGGTCAAGCGACGGCCCAGATGGCGGGAGAGGGAGCCTCTGCAGACGGCGCTGCTGGCGTTTGGGGCTGCCAACGCATCCCCAGAACCCACCgggcccccagcctctccccccaaGAGTCCCGCCCATGGTCCATCTGGCTCGGAGGAGCGCGGGTCGGGTCGGTGGGCCACGGAGACGGGCAGCCCTGGGACCACCCTCAAGGTGCCGGCGGCAG GTGCAGCCCCCCAGTCCGTGTCGGTGGCCTGCACCCAGCTGGTGTTCTCGGGCCCCCGCCCTACCCCAGCCCCCAAGCCCCAGGGCCTCTCGAAACCCAGTCACGCCCGGGCCCAGCCAAGGCCGGAAGCGGGTCCGAGGCCGGAGCAGAGGCCGGGATCGGGACCGGAGCAGcggccggggccgaggccgggaCCGGAGCCCAGCCTGGAGCAGAGGCTGGAGCTGACCAGCTCTTCGCTGGTGGCTACcctgaaggcagctgagcagaGCGTCGCCACCGCCGCCCAGGGAGACGG ctCCGGCCCACCTGCCGCCTCCGCCACGCACATCCTGGCCGACATCAGCACCATGTTCGACGCGCTGGCCGATCAGCTGGATGCCATGCTGGACTGA
- the CASKIN2 gene encoding caskin-2 isoform X1 has protein sequence MGREQDLILAVKNGDVAGVQKLVAKIKASKSKLLGSTKRLNVNYQDADGFSALHHAALGGSLDLLALLLEAQATVDIKDSNGMRPLHYAAWQGRLEPVRLLLRAAAAVNAASLDGQIPLHLAAQYGHYEVSEMLLQHQSNPCLLNKAKKTPLDLACEFGRLQVAQLLLNSHLCVALLEGEAKDANDPSYTTPLHLAAKNGHKEVIRQLLRAGIEINRQSKTGTALHEAALYGKTEVVRLLLQSGVDVAIRNTYNQTALDIVNQFTTSQASREIKQMLREASGILQVRALKDFWNLHDPTALNVRAGAVITVLEQHPDGRWKGHIHEGQRGTDRVGYFPPGIVEVVSKRAGASPLPRPPAGPSPTPPGLPRTMQLPADDPQRPRVGVGPDTPAGDRNSVGSEGSLGSVRSAGSGQSSEGNNGHVPGLLIENAQPLPPAGEDLPPSGLRSSPLPVISSPAPSAISRLGEPIFTRDVRPEQLLEGKDAQAIYNWLREFQLETYTAHFLQAGYDVPTISRMTPEDLTAIGVTKPGHRKKIAMEIAQLNIAEWLPGYIPADLLEWLGALGLPQYHKQLVNSGYDSMGLVANLTWEELQEIGVNKLGHQKKLMLGVRRLVELNRSPPQAEGPGGGGRRPAGRPELVAIEALENGEGPAGPRLVTFQASELSPELQAALVGGPAPLLLPPPPLTRSPSLESIGARSRGSGRSQEALPARPGGGTGRHPSPPRERNLPEGTERPPGSPPALSAAFSYRPGPTPTPPDPPRPKRRSHSLSRPGPTEGEPEGEVEAPVASALGSYATLTRRPGRSALPRPAPVRGTPRSQSFALRTRRKGPPPPPPKRLSSVPGPEGSLASPEPPPPGAGAGGPRRRTLSEPAGPSGPPSPPAPRGPSSDTEGEEEGGVPGRGVEGTPPSRGSSGEGLPFAEEGNLTIKQRPKPAAPPAPVLDFNLTESDTVKRRPRWREREPLQTALLAFGAANASPEPTGPPASPPKSPAHGPSGSEERGSGRWATETGSPGTTLKVPAAGAAPQSVSVACTQLVFSGPRPTPAPKPQGLSKPSHARAQPRPEAGPRPEQRPGSGPEQRPGPRPGPEPSLEQRLELTSSSLVATLKAAEQSVATAAQGDGSGPPAASATHILADISTMFDALADQLDAMLD, from the exons ATGGGGCGGGAGCAGGATCTGATCCTGGCCGTGAAGAACGGGGATGTAGCCGGCGTGCAGAAACTGGTGGCCAAGATCAAGGCGTCTAAAAGCA aacTGCTCGGCTCCACCAAGAGGCTCAACGTGAACTACCAGGATGCCGACGG GTTCTCTGCCCTGCACCACGCGGCCCTGGGGGGCAGCCTGGACCTGTTGGCGCTGCTGCTAGAAGCACAGGCCACTGTTGACATCAAGGACAGCAATG GGATGCGGCCCCTGCACTACGCGGCCTGGCAGGGCCGGCTGGAGCCGGTGCGGCTGCTGCTGCGGGCGGCCGCCGCCGTCAACGCCGCCTCGCTGGACGGGCAGATCCCCCTGCACCTGGCCGCCCAGTACGGGCACTACGAGGTG TCCGAGATGCTGCTGCAACACCAGTCTAATCCCTGCCTGCTGAACAAGGCCAAGAAGACCCCTCTGGACCTGGCCTGTGAGTTTGGGCGGCTCCAG GTGGCCCAACTGCTCCTGAACAGCCACCTGTGTGTGGCCCTGTTGGAGGGAGAGGCCAAGGACGCCAACGACCCCAGCTACACAACCCCCCTGCACCTGGCCGCCAAGAATGGCCACAAGGAGGTCATCAG gCAGCTGCTGAGAGCCGGGATCGAGATCAACCGCCAGTCCAAGACGGGCACGGCCCTGCACGAGGCGGCGCTGTACGGGAAGACCGAGGTGGTGCGACTGCTGCTGCAG AGCGGAGTGGACGTGGCCATCCGGAACACGTACAACCAGACGGCCCTGGACATCGTGAACCAGTTCACCACGTCTCAGGCCAGCCGGGAGATTAAACAGATGCTGCGGG aagcctctgggatCCTGCAGGTGCGAGCCCTGAAGGACTTCTGGAACCTCCACGACCCCACGGCCCTAAATGTCCGGGCCGGGGCCGTCATCACG GTGCTGGAGCAGCACCCCGACGGGCGCTGGAAAGGGCACATACACGAGGGCCAGCGGGGCACGGACCGGGTGGGCTACTTCCCGCCGGGAATCGTCGAGGTGGTCAGCAAGCGGGCGGGggcctcccctctgccccgcccACCAGCCGGAccctcccccacgcccccggGCCTCCCTCGGACCATGCAGCTCCCGGCCGACGACCCCCAGCGCCCGCGGGTGGGCGTCGGTCCTGACACCCCAG CCGGTGACAGGAACAGCGTGGGCAGCGAGGGCAGCTTGGGCAGCGTCCGGAGTGCCGGCAGCGGGCAGAGCTCGGAGGGCAACAATGGGCACGTCCCGGGTCTCCTAATTGAGAACGCTCAG CCGCTGCCCCCGGCCGGAGAGGACCTGCCGCCCTCCGGTCTGCGTTCCTCGCCCCTGCCAG TGATctcgagccccgccccctcggccatcAGCCGCCTCGGGGAGCCCATCTTCACCCGGGACGTGAGGCCCGAGCAGCtgctggaggggaag GACGCTCAGGCCATCTACAACTGGCTGAGGGAGTTCCAGCTGGAGACCTACACGGCCCACTTCCTGCAGGCCGGCTACGACGTGCCGACCATCAGCCGGATGACGCCCGAG GACCTGACCGCCATCGGGGTGACCAAGCCCGGGCACCGGAAGAAGATCGCCATGGAAATCGCCCAGCTCAACATCGCCGAGTGGCTCCCCGGCTATATTCCG GCTGACCTCCTGGAGTGGCTGGGCGCCCTGGGGCTGCCTCAGTACCACAAGCAGCTGGTCAACAGCGGCTATGACTCGATGGGGCTGGTGGCCAACCTCACCTGGGAGGAGCTGCAGGAGATCGGGGTCAACAAGCTCG GCCACCAGAAGAAGCTGATGCTGGGCGTCCGGCGGTTGGTGGAGCTGAACCGGAGCCCGCCGCAggccgaggggcccggggggggtggCCGGCGCCCGGCGGGGCGACCGGAGCTGGTGGCCATCGAGGCGCTGGAGAACGGAGAAGGCCCGGCCGGACCGCGGCTCGTCACCTTCCAGGCCAGCGAGCTGAGCCCCGAGCTGCAGGCGGCCTTGGTAGGGGGCCCGGCGCCCctcctgctgccgccgccgcctctaACCCGCTCACCCAGCCTCGAGAGCATCGGTGCCCGCTCCCGGGGCTCCGGACGCTCCCAGGAGGCgctgccggcccggcccgggggcgggacCGGGAGACACCCCAGCCCCCCGCGGGAGAGAAACCTGCCCGAGGGCACCGAGCGCCCCCCCGGCTCGCCCCCCGCTCTCTCCGCGGCCTTCTCCTaccggcccggccccacccccacgccccccgaccccccacgtCCCAAGCGACGCTCGCACAGCCTGAGCCGGCCGGGCCCCACCGAGGGGGAGcctgagggggaggtggaggcgcCGGTGGCCAGCGCCCTGGGCAGCTACGCCACCCTGACCCGGCGCCCGGGCCGCAGCGCCCTGCCTCGGCCCGCCCCCGTCCGGGGGACCCCCCGCAGCCAGTCCTTCGCCCTGCGGACCCGGCGCAAGggaccgcccccgccgccccccaagcGCCTCAGCTCGGTCCCCGGCCCCGAAGGGTCCCTGGCCTCCCctgagcccccgccccccggggcgggagccggggggcccCGGAGACGCACGCTGAGCGAGCCCGCTGGCCCGTCCGGGCCCCcgagcccgcccgccccccggggcccttCCTCCGAcacggagggtgaggaggaggggggcgtgCCGGGGCGAGGGGTCGAGGGCACGCCCCCCTCCAGGGGCAGCTCTGGCGAGGGCCTGCCCTTCGCCGAGGAGGGCAACCTGACCATCAAGCAGCGGCCCAAGCCggctgcccccccggcccccgttctCGACTTCAACCTGACCGAGTCGGACACGGTCAAGCGACGGCCCAGATGGCGGGAGAGGGAGCCTCTGCAGACGGCGCTGCTGGCGTTTGGGGCTGCCAACGCATCCCCAGAACCCACCgggcccccagcctctccccccaaGAGTCCCGCCCATGGTCCATCTGGCTCGGAGGAGCGCGGGTCGGGTCGGTGGGCCACGGAGACGGGCAGCCCTGGGACCACCCTCAAGGTGCCGGCGGCAG GTGCAGCCCCCCAGTCCGTGTCGGTGGCCTGCACCCAGCTGGTGTTCTCGGGCCCCCGCCCTACCCCAGCCCCCAAGCCCCAGGGCCTCTCGAAACCCAGTCACGCCCGGGCCCAGCCAAGGCCGGAAGCGGGTCCGAGGCCGGAGCAGAGGCCGGGATCGGGACCGGAGCAGcggccggggccgaggccgggaCCGGAGCCCAGCCTGGAGCAGAGGCTGGAGCTGACCAGCTCTTCGCTGGTGGCTACcctgaaggcagctgagcagaGCGTCGCCACCGCCGCCCAGGGAGACGG ctCCGGCCCACCTGCCGCCTCCGCCACGCACATCCTGGCCGACATCAGCACCATGTTCGACGCGCTGGCCGATCAGCTGGATGCCATGCTGGACTGA
- the CASKIN2 gene encoding caskin-2 isoform X2: MGREQDLILAVKNGDVAGVQKLVAKIKASKSKLLGSTKRLNVNYQDADGFSALHHAALGGSLDLLALLLEAQATVDIKDSNGMRPLHYAAWQGRLEPVRLLLRAAAAVNAASLDGQIPLHLAAQYGHYEVSEMLLQHQSNPCLLNKAKKTPLDLACEFGRLQVAQLLLNSHLCVALLEGEAKDANDPSYTTPLHLAAKNGHKEVIRQLLRAGIEINRQSKTGTALHEAALYGKTEVVRLLLQSGVDVAIRNTYNQTALDIVNQFTTSQASREIKQMLREASGILQVRALKDFWNLHDPTALNVRAGAVITLPADDPQRPRVGVGPDTPAGDRNSVGSEGSLGSVRSAGSGQSSEGNNGHVPGLLIENAQPLPPAGEDLPPSGLRSSPLPVISSPAPSAISRLGEPIFTRDVRPEQLLEGKDAQAIYNWLREFQLETYTAHFLQAGYDVPTISRMTPEDLTAIGVTKPGHRKKIAMEIAQLNIAEWLPGYIPADLLEWLGALGLPQYHKQLVNSGYDSMGLVANLTWEELQEIGVNKLGHQKKLMLGVRRLVELNRSPPQAEGPGGGGRRPAGRPELVAIEALENGEGPAGPRLVTFQASELSPELQAALVGGPAPLLLPPPPLTRSPSLESIGARSRGSGRSQEALPARPGGGTGRHPSPPRERNLPEGTERPPGSPPALSAAFSYRPGPTPTPPDPPRPKRRSHSLSRPGPTEGEPEGEVEAPVASALGSYATLTRRPGRSALPRPAPVRGTPRSQSFALRTRRKGPPPPPPKRLSSVPGPEGSLASPEPPPPGAGAGGPRRRTLSEPAGPSGPPSPPAPRGPSSDTEGEEEGGVPGRGVEGTPPSRGSSGEGLPFAEEGNLTIKQRPKPAAPPAPVLDFNLTESDTVKRRPRWREREPLQTALLAFGAANASPEPTGPPASPPKSPAHGPSGSEERGSGRWATETGSPGTTLKVPAAGAAPQSVSVACTQLVFSGPRPTPAPKPQGLSKPSHARAQPRPEAGPRPEQRPGSGPEQRPGPRPGPEPSLEQRLELTSSSLVATLKAAEQSVATAAQGDGSGPPAASATHILADISTMFDALADQLDAMLD, encoded by the exons ATGGGGCGGGAGCAGGATCTGATCCTGGCCGTGAAGAACGGGGATGTAGCCGGCGTGCAGAAACTGGTGGCCAAGATCAAGGCGTCTAAAAGCA aacTGCTCGGCTCCACCAAGAGGCTCAACGTGAACTACCAGGATGCCGACGG GTTCTCTGCCCTGCACCACGCGGCCCTGGGGGGCAGCCTGGACCTGTTGGCGCTGCTGCTAGAAGCACAGGCCACTGTTGACATCAAGGACAGCAATG GGATGCGGCCCCTGCACTACGCGGCCTGGCAGGGCCGGCTGGAGCCGGTGCGGCTGCTGCTGCGGGCGGCCGCCGCCGTCAACGCCGCCTCGCTGGACGGGCAGATCCCCCTGCACCTGGCCGCCCAGTACGGGCACTACGAGGTG TCCGAGATGCTGCTGCAACACCAGTCTAATCCCTGCCTGCTGAACAAGGCCAAGAAGACCCCTCTGGACCTGGCCTGTGAGTTTGGGCGGCTCCAG GTGGCCCAACTGCTCCTGAACAGCCACCTGTGTGTGGCCCTGTTGGAGGGAGAGGCCAAGGACGCCAACGACCCCAGCTACACAACCCCCCTGCACCTGGCCGCCAAGAATGGCCACAAGGAGGTCATCAG gCAGCTGCTGAGAGCCGGGATCGAGATCAACCGCCAGTCCAAGACGGGCACGGCCCTGCACGAGGCGGCGCTGTACGGGAAGACCGAGGTGGTGCGACTGCTGCTGCAG AGCGGAGTGGACGTGGCCATCCGGAACACGTACAACCAGACGGCCCTGGACATCGTGAACCAGTTCACCACGTCTCAGGCCAGCCGGGAGATTAAACAGATGCTGCGGG aagcctctgggatCCTGCAGGTGCGAGCCCTGAAGGACTTCTGGAACCTCCACGACCCCACGGCCCTAAATGTCCGGGCCGGGGCCGTCATCACG CTCCCGGCCGACGACCCCCAGCGCCCGCGGGTGGGCGTCGGTCCTGACACCCCAG CCGGTGACAGGAACAGCGTGGGCAGCGAGGGCAGCTTGGGCAGCGTCCGGAGTGCCGGCAGCGGGCAGAGCTCGGAGGGCAACAATGGGCACGTCCCGGGTCTCCTAATTGAGAACGCTCAG CCGCTGCCCCCGGCCGGAGAGGACCTGCCGCCCTCCGGTCTGCGTTCCTCGCCCCTGCCAG TGATctcgagccccgccccctcggccatcAGCCGCCTCGGGGAGCCCATCTTCACCCGGGACGTGAGGCCCGAGCAGCtgctggaggggaag GACGCTCAGGCCATCTACAACTGGCTGAGGGAGTTCCAGCTGGAGACCTACACGGCCCACTTCCTGCAGGCCGGCTACGACGTGCCGACCATCAGCCGGATGACGCCCGAG GACCTGACCGCCATCGGGGTGACCAAGCCCGGGCACCGGAAGAAGATCGCCATGGAAATCGCCCAGCTCAACATCGCCGAGTGGCTCCCCGGCTATATTCCG GCTGACCTCCTGGAGTGGCTGGGCGCCCTGGGGCTGCCTCAGTACCACAAGCAGCTGGTCAACAGCGGCTATGACTCGATGGGGCTGGTGGCCAACCTCACCTGGGAGGAGCTGCAGGAGATCGGGGTCAACAAGCTCG GCCACCAGAAGAAGCTGATGCTGGGCGTCCGGCGGTTGGTGGAGCTGAACCGGAGCCCGCCGCAggccgaggggcccggggggggtggCCGGCGCCCGGCGGGGCGACCGGAGCTGGTGGCCATCGAGGCGCTGGAGAACGGAGAAGGCCCGGCCGGACCGCGGCTCGTCACCTTCCAGGCCAGCGAGCTGAGCCCCGAGCTGCAGGCGGCCTTGGTAGGGGGCCCGGCGCCCctcctgctgccgccgccgcctctaACCCGCTCACCCAGCCTCGAGAGCATCGGTGCCCGCTCCCGGGGCTCCGGACGCTCCCAGGAGGCgctgccggcccggcccgggggcgggacCGGGAGACACCCCAGCCCCCCGCGGGAGAGAAACCTGCCCGAGGGCACCGAGCGCCCCCCCGGCTCGCCCCCCGCTCTCTCCGCGGCCTTCTCCTaccggcccggccccacccccacgccccccgaccccccacgtCCCAAGCGACGCTCGCACAGCCTGAGCCGGCCGGGCCCCACCGAGGGGGAGcctgagggggaggtggaggcgcCGGTGGCCAGCGCCCTGGGCAGCTACGCCACCCTGACCCGGCGCCCGGGCCGCAGCGCCCTGCCTCGGCCCGCCCCCGTCCGGGGGACCCCCCGCAGCCAGTCCTTCGCCCTGCGGACCCGGCGCAAGggaccgcccccgccgccccccaagcGCCTCAGCTCGGTCCCCGGCCCCGAAGGGTCCCTGGCCTCCCctgagcccccgccccccggggcgggagccggggggcccCGGAGACGCACGCTGAGCGAGCCCGCTGGCCCGTCCGGGCCCCcgagcccgcccgccccccggggcccttCCTCCGAcacggagggtgaggaggaggggggcgtgCCGGGGCGAGGGGTCGAGGGCACGCCCCCCTCCAGGGGCAGCTCTGGCGAGGGCCTGCCCTTCGCCGAGGAGGGCAACCTGACCATCAAGCAGCGGCCCAAGCCggctgcccccccggcccccgttctCGACTTCAACCTGACCGAGTCGGACACGGTCAAGCGACGGCCCAGATGGCGGGAGAGGGAGCCTCTGCAGACGGCGCTGCTGGCGTTTGGGGCTGCCAACGCATCCCCAGAACCCACCgggcccccagcctctccccccaaGAGTCCCGCCCATGGTCCATCTGGCTCGGAGGAGCGCGGGTCGGGTCGGTGGGCCACGGAGACGGGCAGCCCTGGGACCACCCTCAAGGTGCCGGCGGCAG GTGCAGCCCCCCAGTCCGTGTCGGTGGCCTGCACCCAGCTGGTGTTCTCGGGCCCCCGCCCTACCCCAGCCCCCAAGCCCCAGGGCCTCTCGAAACCCAGTCACGCCCGGGCCCAGCCAAGGCCGGAAGCGGGTCCGAGGCCGGAGCAGAGGCCGGGATCGGGACCGGAGCAGcggccggggccgaggccgggaCCGGAGCCCAGCCTGGAGCAGAGGCTGGAGCTGACCAGCTCTTCGCTGGTGGCTACcctgaaggcagctgagcagaGCGTCGCCACCGCCGCCCAGGGAGACGG ctCCGGCCCACCTGCCGCCTCCGCCACGCACATCCTGGCCGACATCAGCACCATGTTCGACGCGCTGGCCGATCAGCTGGATGCCATGCTGGACTGA